TCGCCGCACTGAAATAGGTCGCCGCCGCCAATTCCGGCTTATTGACCGCAATCAAATCGTGCTCAATCATCTCCAACAAACGCTGTACGGCTGCATCAACGCGATGAATCAACTGATGGGCCTCAACCCCCAGCTGCTTAGCCTGATCCTGCTGGACAGCACGATGCATGATCTCCAGCCCAGCCCGGATACGATTCACCAGGAAATGCAAACGGATCCGGTCGACGCCGGCGACCTTTCGCGCTGCCGCGATTCCCGAACCAATCGCCCGGGCCTTGCCCAGATCCTCGGCCAGCTCCGGCAGGCGGCGCCACAACATCTCGCTCAGGGGACGCGCGACCGGGGTACCGAGATCGGAATGGCTCCGTTCCGCCACGTCCGCCATCAGATGCACCACGCGCAACACGAGCGCACTGTGCGCCTCGAAACTTTCGGGCACGCTCATCTGCAACACTTGGGACTGTAGCTGCGCCCAACCGCTCTGAATCACGGACCAGGGCTCGCCGACCACCAGATCGCGATTCTCAGCCAGACGGTCCGTGAGGCCCCGCAGTTCATGGGTGATTTCGCTCTGCTTAACTTTCAGACGCGGCGTGAACGACACATCGCCATTGAGGACGATGCTGGCCATGCCCCGGTGCAACTGGATATCCTGCACCAACTTGCGCAAACCCGTATTCAGGGCGATGCCACGCTGACTCCGACGACTCGGCGACTCCACCCGCCAGGCGCGCAGGATCGCCAGACCCAGCAGCAGGCCAATCAGTGCAAGACTTGCGGCAAGAAACATTT
The Halothiobacillus diazotrophicus DNA segment above includes these coding regions:
- a CDS encoding nitrate- and nitrite sensing domain-containing protein, translated to MTFFQMFLAASLALIGLLLGLAILRAWRVESPSRRSQRGIALNTGLRKLVQDIQLHRGMASIVLNGDVSFTPRLKVKQSEITHELRGLTDRLAENRDLVVGEPWSVIQSGWAQLQSQVLQMSVPESFEAHSALVLRVVHLMADVAERSHSDLGTPVARPLSEMLWRRLPELAEDLGKARAIGSGIAAARKVAGVDRIRLHFLVNRIRAGLEIMHRAVQQDQAKQLGVEAHQLIHRVDAAVQRLLEMIEHDLIAVNKPELAAATYFSAATDALEVVYHLYDSASEGLAHPKGQREVPSGFGAAQTA